In Fodinicola acaciae, the following proteins share a genomic window:
- a CDS encoding lantibiotic dehydratase, with amino-acid sequence MKRLYRPLDWLMVRTPLLPVEDYLALRGDWSVPTVAGTALPADQRIQRALAVGAGDLVRALEKPPEGAAARGRIAGKLLRYLIRMSTRPTPYGMFAGVALAGWGERTDLSLSGEPPHTRTRPDMGWLLDFVAVLEKRPEVRAGLRWFANPAAFVRADRIFLSERGTIGDLDEGPRAVSLRATNAVRTVLQLARRPVPYEEIVEKLTAGGAPAEKVESFLQQLWEQTVLLTDLRPPLTVAEPARYVADRLATVPAARAEATALSDFLAEIARWDGSDYAGLAARAHAIHEPAKTTLQTDMAMPLSGRHVSAGVAAEVAGLAETVLRLSVWPRGMAHLDGYRQRFEQHYGHDREVPLVELLDPKIGLGPPEHGHSDAGHSERERTLTNLALNAIKDGQQVVELSPAMIDKLQIEPLSAENAPPSLDVSAFVVASSPAAVDAGDYLVVLGPNLGASVAGRVLGRFADLLGPDATAALRAAADAEAARSKGKLRVEVSYLPRSTRSANVAVRPMVRDLELPLGTTAGCDRVLPLDELMVGLQDGRFVLRWREHEVVPCAGHMLNSAGAPAIVRFLDEIKADRRAVFGGFDWGPASGFPFLPRVQVGRTVLAPASWRLEDASDVARWRERWHVPRHVYLTYADNRLLLDLDEPDHVEQLRLQKTEVVLQEALPGPEHAWVSGHLSELVVPLILDHEEKPAPRRSPATGSIARSRLRPPGSDWLFAKLYFLDPYEEDLIGGPLRTLAAETTANGLADSWFFMRYQDPEPHVRVRWHGDPGVLRRELAPGLLEWAAKLVADGFCERFCLDTYDQEVERYGGPAGMALAEQLFAVDSAAVADILDLCRKREMGIDRPLLGVLSGDDLLAALGLDPAERARLYAAGLLDRKDTSEEFRKEQSTLRAVLGDPDWLTGQDGGAAVAGILAARRGKLAPIATKLREMADNGAVNRTVFQLARSFLHLHNNRLLGCGHPPEQRVLGLALRTRESLARAGWRPRAS; translated from the coding sequence GTGAAGCGACTCTACCGGCCGCTGGACTGGCTGATGGTGCGTACGCCGCTGCTGCCGGTCGAGGACTACCTCGCGCTGCGCGGCGACTGGTCGGTCCCGACCGTCGCCGGCACGGCTTTGCCGGCGGATCAGCGGATCCAGCGTGCGCTGGCGGTCGGTGCCGGCGATCTCGTACGCGCGTTGGAAAAGCCACCTGAGGGTGCGGCCGCGCGAGGCAGGATCGCCGGCAAGCTGTTGCGCTATCTCATTCGGATGTCGACCCGGCCGACGCCATATGGCATGTTCGCCGGCGTCGCGCTGGCCGGCTGGGGTGAGCGTACGGACCTGTCGCTGTCCGGTGAGCCGCCGCACACGCGGACCCGACCGGACATGGGGTGGCTGCTGGATTTCGTGGCGGTGCTGGAAAAGCGGCCGGAGGTGCGAGCCGGCCTGCGGTGGTTTGCCAACCCGGCCGCGTTCGTCCGCGCCGACCGGATCTTTCTCAGCGAGCGCGGCACGATCGGCGACCTGGACGAGGGCCCGCGCGCGGTTTCGTTGCGTGCGACCAATGCCGTACGGACCGTCCTGCAACTCGCGCGGCGGCCGGTGCCGTACGAGGAGATCGTGGAGAAGCTGACCGCCGGCGGTGCGCCGGCGGAGAAGGTGGAGTCGTTTCTCCAGCAACTGTGGGAACAGACCGTCCTGCTGACCGACCTGCGGCCGCCGCTGACCGTCGCCGAGCCGGCGCGGTATGTCGCCGACCGGCTCGCGACCGTGCCGGCGGCACGCGCTGAGGCGACCGCACTTTCCGATTTTCTTGCCGAAATCGCGCGTTGGGACGGATCGGACTACGCGGGGCTGGCGGCTCGCGCGCACGCGATTCACGAGCCGGCGAAGACAACACTGCAGACGGACATGGCGATGCCGCTTTCCGGCCGTCACGTCAGCGCCGGGGTCGCTGCGGAAGTCGCCGGGCTAGCCGAGACGGTGCTGCGGCTTTCGGTCTGGCCACGCGGAATGGCGCACCTGGACGGATATCGGCAGCGTTTCGAGCAGCACTACGGCCACGACCGGGAGGTGCCGCTGGTCGAGCTGCTGGATCCGAAGATCGGCCTCGGACCGCCAGAACACGGCCACAGCGACGCCGGGCACTCCGAGCGCGAGCGTACGCTCACCAATCTCGCGTTGAACGCGATCAAGGACGGCCAGCAGGTCGTCGAGCTGTCTCCAGCGATGATCGACAAGCTCCAGATCGAGCCGTTGTCGGCCGAAAACGCGCCGCCTTCGCTGGATGTGTCGGCGTTTGTCGTCGCGAGTTCGCCGGCCGCGGTGGATGCCGGCGACTATTTGGTCGTACTTGGGCCAAACCTCGGCGCCAGTGTCGCCGGACGGGTGCTCGGCCGGTTCGCCGACCTGCTCGGTCCGGACGCGACGGCCGCGCTGCGGGCGGCGGCGGACGCGGAAGCCGCCAGGAGCAAAGGAAAACTTCGCGTCGAGGTGTCGTATCTGCCGCGCTCCACCAGGTCGGCGAACGTCGCGGTCCGGCCGATGGTGCGCGATCTGGAGCTGCCGCTCGGGACGACCGCGGGCTGCGATCGTGTGCTGCCATTGGACGAGCTGATGGTCGGACTGCAGGACGGCCGGTTTGTCCTGCGGTGGCGCGAACACGAGGTCGTGCCGTGCGCCGGCCACATGCTCAACTCGGCCGGAGCGCCGGCTATCGTCCGGTTTCTGGACGAGATCAAGGCCGACCGGCGCGCCGTTTTCGGCGGTTTCGACTGGGGACCGGCCAGCGGGTTTCCGTTCCTGCCACGCGTCCAGGTGGGTCGCACCGTGCTGGCACCGGCCAGCTGGCGGCTGGAGGACGCCAGCGATGTCGCGCGGTGGCGGGAAAGGTGGCACGTGCCGCGGCACGTTTACCTGACGTACGCGGACAACCGGCTGCTGCTCGACCTGGACGAGCCGGACCACGTGGAACAGCTCCGGCTGCAGAAGACCGAGGTCGTGTTGCAGGAGGCGTTGCCCGGACCGGAGCACGCGTGGGTCAGCGGCCATCTGAGCGAGCTCGTGGTGCCGTTGATCCTGGACCACGAGGAAAAGCCGGCGCCGCGACGGTCGCCGGCGACCGGCTCCATCGCACGGTCGCGGCTGCGGCCGCCCGGCAGCGACTGGCTGTTCGCCAAGCTGTATTTCCTCGACCCGTACGAGGAAGACCTGATCGGCGGTCCGTTGCGTACGCTCGCCGCCGAGACGACCGCCAACGGCCTGGCGGACTCGTGGTTTTTCATGCGATACCAGGACCCCGAGCCGCACGTACGCGTGCGCTGGCACGGTGATCCCGGGGTGCTGCGCCGGGAGCTCGCGCCGGGTCTGCTTGAGTGGGCGGCGAAACTGGTCGCGGACGGATTCTGCGAGCGGTTTTGCCTCGACACCTACGACCAGGAGGTCGAGCGCTATGGCGGACCGGCGGGCATGGCGCTGGCCGAACAGCTGTTCGCGGTGGACAGCGCGGCGGTCGCCGACATCCTGGACCTTTGCCGGAAACGGGAAATGGGCATCGACCGGCCGCTGCTCGGCGTCCTTTCCGGGGACGACCTGCTGGCCGCTCTCGGCCTCGACCCGGCCGAACGCGCGCGACTCTATGCCGCCGGACTGCTGGACCGTAAGGACACCTCGGAGGAATTCCGCAAAGAGCAGTCGACTTTGCGCGCGGTGCTCGGCGATCCCGACTGGCTGACCGGTCAGGACGGCGGCGCCGCGGTCGCCGGGATCCTGGCGGCGCGCCGCGGAAAACTCGCACCGATCGCCACGAAACTGCGCGAGATGGCCGACAATGGCGCGGTGAACCGTACCGTTTTCCAGCTGGCCCGCAGCTTCCTGCATCTGCACAACAACCGGCTGCTCGGCTGCGGCCATCCACCGGAGCAGCGCGTGCTCGGACTCGCGCTGCGGACCAGGGAAAGCCTGGCACGCGCCGGCTGGCGACCGCGAGCCAGCTGA
- a CDS encoding lanthionine synthetase C family protein has product MDGRPAWKIRLPAPLAESAVATAVEVAERLRDRTVTGTQAGLEASAGVAVLYGQLDRLRPDDGWDRTAHAALADATDDLNGAWSAHPGMFGGLGGAAFAASWLSRDGTRYRRLMSTLDTRIVAAAGDRGEALAARPYGLPARAWDTIVGLAGTAGYLLSRAEEPLGVLTGLVRLCQHGPGGPNWFTPADVIFPDSPIARQFPDGVLNCGLAHGLPGPLAALALASRAGVSVAGQEEAILAGASWLLDNRADDEWGPNWPFGVSPTGRQGPLAQSGWCYGSPGIARALWLAGVALDDAKIRTFAVETMTAVYRRPWRERAIGASPGLCHGVGGLLQITLRFANDTGNPVFTEAAIDLTERLLEMYEPQRTIGFATIEDDGARVDRPGLLDGAAGTALALLAAGAAVEPGWDRLLLLA; this is encoded by the coding sequence GTGGATGGCCGGCCTGCGTGGAAAATCCGGCTGCCGGCGCCGCTCGCGGAGTCGGCGGTGGCCACCGCGGTCGAGGTGGCCGAGCGGCTGCGCGACCGTACGGTGACCGGCACGCAGGCCGGCCTTGAGGCGTCCGCCGGCGTCGCGGTGCTCTACGGACAGCTTGACCGGCTGCGGCCGGACGACGGTTGGGACCGTACGGCACACGCGGCGCTCGCGGACGCCACGGACGACCTTAACGGTGCGTGGAGCGCGCATCCCGGCATGTTCGGCGGCCTCGGTGGGGCGGCTTTCGCGGCCTCGTGGCTTTCCCGCGACGGCACGCGATACCGCCGACTGATGTCCACATTGGACACTCGGATCGTCGCGGCGGCTGGAGACCGTGGCGAAGCGTTGGCGGCGCGACCGTACGGCCTGCCGGCCCGTGCCTGGGACACGATCGTCGGACTGGCCGGCACGGCTGGATATCTGTTGTCCAGGGCCGAGGAACCGCTCGGCGTACTGACCGGCCTGGTGCGGCTGTGCCAGCACGGACCGGGTGGACCCAACTGGTTCACCCCGGCCGACGTGATCTTTCCGGACAGCCCGATCGCCAGGCAGTTTCCGGACGGCGTACTGAACTGCGGCCTGGCGCACGGCCTGCCGGGTCCGCTCGCGGCGCTGGCTCTTGCGTCGCGGGCCGGAGTTTCCGTTGCCGGCCAGGAGGAAGCGATCCTGGCTGGCGCTTCGTGGTTGCTGGACAATCGCGCCGACGACGAATGGGGACCGAACTGGCCGTTCGGTGTCTCGCCGACCGGTCGCCAGGGACCGCTGGCGCAGAGCGGCTGGTGTTACGGCAGCCCTGGCATCGCACGCGCGCTGTGGCTGGCCGGTGTTGCCTTGGACGACGCCAAAATCCGCACGTTTGCGGTCGAGACGATGACCGCGGTCTATCGGCGGCCATGGCGCGAGCGCGCGATCGGCGCCTCGCCCGGACTCTGTCACGGAGTCGGTGGCCTGTTGCAGATCACGCTCCGATTTGCCAACGACACCGGCAATCCGGTGTTCACCGAGGCCGCGATCGACCTGACCGAGCGGCTTTTGGAGATGTACGAGCCGCAACGCACGATCGGCTTCGCCACGATCGAAGACGACGGTGCCCGGGTCGACCGGCCCGGTCTGCTCGATGGTGCGGCCGGGACCGCACTCGCGCTTCTCGCCGCCGGCGCCGCGGTCGAGCCAGGCTGGGACCGGCTGTTGTTGCTGGCGTGA
- a CDS encoding LysR family transcriptional regulator — MALPPRVSDLTSFDLLLSVARLGSIGRAAAAHQMSQPAASARLRQLERQLGARLLERQARGTQLTTVGEVVAGWAQPVVDRAADLEAGIAALRRDRATQLRIAASLTVAEYLLPGWLIALRTADPETVTTLSCGNSAEVAVQVLGGQADIGFVEGPAVPAGVEAREVARDELAVVVAPSHPWARRRRVRPAELAATPLLSREAGSGTREAWERAVRAQVDIELAAPMLEMSSTTAIKAAAIGGIGPAVLSVRAVAAELAAGTLVRLSAPGLDLTRRLRAIWPAGQPVRGAAGDLLAIALRT; from the coding sequence ATGGCTCTCCCGCCGCGGGTCAGCGACCTGACCAGCTTTGACCTGCTGCTCAGCGTCGCCAGGCTCGGCAGCATCGGCCGCGCGGCGGCGGCGCACCAGATGTCGCAGCCGGCCGCCAGCGCGCGGCTGCGGCAGCTCGAACGCCAGCTCGGCGCGCGGCTGTTGGAGCGTCAGGCGCGTGGCACGCAGCTGACGACGGTCGGCGAAGTCGTGGCCGGTTGGGCTCAGCCGGTGGTGGACCGGGCGGCCGACCTGGAGGCCGGCATCGCGGCGCTGCGGCGCGATCGCGCCACCCAGTTGCGGATCGCGGCCAGCCTCACCGTTGCCGAATATCTGTTGCCGGGCTGGCTGATCGCGCTGCGTACGGCCGATCCGGAGACGGTGACCACGCTCAGCTGCGGCAACTCCGCCGAGGTCGCCGTGCAGGTGCTCGGCGGCCAGGCCGACATCGGCTTCGTCGAGGGTCCGGCGGTGCCGGCCGGCGTCGAGGCGCGGGAGGTCGCGCGCGACGAGTTGGCGGTGGTGGTCGCGCCATCGCATCCCTGGGCTCGGCGGCGGCGCGTACGCCCGGCGGAGCTCGCGGCCACACCGCTGCTGAGCCGCGAGGCCGGCTCTGGCACGCGGGAGGCGTGGGAACGGGCCGTACGCGCGCAGGTCGACATCGAGCTGGCGGCCCCGATGCTGGAGATGTCGTCGACGACCGCGATCAAGGCGGCGGCCATCGGCGGGATCGGTCCAGCGGTGCTCAGCGTGCGCGCGGTCGCGGCGGAGCTGGCCGCCGGCACGCTCGTACGCCTGAGCGCACCCGGTCTCGACCTCACCCGCCGCCTGCGGGCGATCTGGCCGGCCGGCCAGCCGGTCCGCGGCGCGGCCGGCGACCTGCTGGCCATCGCGCTGCGCACATAA
- a CDS encoding TDT family transporter — protein sequence MASHRMLRDLDDPAQLFANLGPNWYASIMGTGIVAVAATTLPVRFAGLRTAATVVWAFAAVMLVALTCAWVVHWIRHPATARGHAHDPVMAQFWGAPPMALMTVGAGALVLGRDWIGLDAALAVDWTLWTTGTALGLVTTAWIPYRMMTSHDIAPDSAFGGWLMPVVPPMVSAANGALLIPHLPAGQARLDMLMACYAMFGVSLFATLFIVPQVWQRLVRHKTGPAATVPTVWIVLGPLGQSITAANLLGGDAAAAALPRPYHQAAAAFGFVYGVPTWGFAVVWLVLAAALTARTARRRLPFTLAWWSFTFPVGTVVTGTSALAGRLHSDLFTVGAVALYVLLLVAWSTVAARTAYGSYRGRLFQARPQGPVSEQTLAGAPS from the coding sequence ATGGCCTCACACCGGATGCTGCGCGACCTCGACGACCCGGCGCAGCTGTTCGCCAACCTCGGTCCCAACTGGTACGCGTCGATCATGGGGACCGGCATCGTCGCGGTGGCCGCCACGACGCTGCCGGTGCGGTTCGCCGGCCTGCGTACGGCCGCCACCGTGGTCTGGGCCTTCGCCGCGGTCATGCTGGTGGCGCTGACCTGTGCGTGGGTCGTGCACTGGATCCGCCATCCGGCCACCGCGCGCGGCCACGCGCACGATCCGGTGATGGCGCAGTTCTGGGGTGCGCCGCCGATGGCACTGATGACGGTCGGCGCCGGTGCGCTCGTGCTCGGCCGGGACTGGATCGGCCTGGACGCGGCACTCGCCGTCGACTGGACGCTGTGGACCACCGGCACCGCCCTCGGCCTGGTCACCACCGCGTGGATCCCCTACCGCATGATGACCAGCCACGACATCGCGCCGGACAGCGCTTTCGGCGGCTGGCTGATGCCGGTGGTGCCGCCCATGGTGTCGGCCGCCAACGGCGCGCTGCTCATCCCGCACCTGCCGGCGGGGCAGGCTCGGCTGGACATGCTGATGGCCTGCTATGCGATGTTCGGCGTCAGCCTGTTCGCCACGCTGTTCATCGTGCCGCAGGTCTGGCAGCGGCTGGTGCGGCACAAGACCGGCCCGGCGGCGACCGTGCCGACGGTGTGGATCGTGCTCGGGCCGCTCGGCCAGTCGATCACCGCCGCCAACCTGCTGGGCGGTGACGCCGCGGCTGCCGCGCTGCCTCGGCCGTATCACCAGGCCGCCGCCGCTTTCGGCTTCGTCTACGGCGTGCCGACCTGGGGTTTCGCCGTCGTCTGGCTGGTGCTCGCGGCAGCGCTGACGGCACGTACGGCCCGGCGGCGGTTGCCGTTCACCCTCGCCTGGTGGAGCTTCACCTTTCCGGTCGGTACGGTCGTCACCGGCACCAGCGCGCTCGCCGGACGGCTGCATTCCGACCTGTTCACGGTCGGCGCGGTCGCGCTCTATGTGCTGCTTCTGGTCGCGTGGAGCACGGTCGCCGCCCGCACCGCCTACGGCAGCTATCGCGGCCGGCTTTTCCAGGCCAGGCCGCAAGGGCCTGTTTCGGAACAGACCTTAGCCGGCGCGCCGTCGTGA
- a CDS encoding ABC transporter permease, translating to MTATAEKTAVAPPAARVQRSGRYLRVWTWVVLAWLFVPVAGMIVFGFNDTRGKFNNTWQGFTLHWYRDVFAIPDLTISLLNSLTIALLTAIFAGALGTLIGLALARYRFRGAGILDTVMFAAIAAPEVVMGASLLSMFLNLDIPRGYLTILISHIMFSLSFVAITVRARAATLDPSLEEAARDLGAGPWETFRLVTLPMILPGIMSGALLAFALSIDDFIITSFNAGSTETFPLWIWGATRVGLPPQVNVMGTLIFVFGVVLAIGGALFSRRRAG from the coding sequence ATGACCGCAACAGCCGAGAAAACCGCCGTCGCTCCGCCGGCCGCACGCGTGCAGCGCTCCGGCCGCTATCTGCGGGTCTGGACCTGGGTCGTGCTGGCCTGGCTGTTCGTACCCGTTGCCGGCATGATCGTCTTTGGTTTCAACGACACCAGGGGAAAGTTCAACAACACCTGGCAGGGTTTCACACTGCACTGGTATCGGGACGTGTTCGCGATCCCGGACCTGACGATCTCGTTGCTCAACTCGCTGACGATCGCGTTGTTGACCGCGATTTTCGCTGGTGCGCTGGGGACTCTGATCGGTCTCGCGCTCGCGCGTTATCGCTTCCGCGGCGCCGGCATCCTCGACACGGTCATGTTCGCCGCGATCGCCGCTCCCGAGGTGGTGATGGGCGCCTCGCTGCTGTCGATGTTCCTCAACCTCGACATTCCGCGCGGCTATCTCACGATCCTGATCTCGCACATCATGTTTTCGTTGTCCTTCGTGGCGATCACCGTACGAGCGCGCGCGGCGACGCTGGATCCGTCGCTGGAGGAAGCGGCTCGAGATCTCGGCGCCGGGCCGTGGGAGACCTTCCGGCTGGTCACGTTGCCGATGATCCTGCCGGGCATCATGTCCGGCGCGTTGCTGGCTTTCGCGCTGTCCATTGACGATTTCATCATCACCAGCTTCAACGCCGGCTCCACCGAGACCTTTCCGCTGTGGATCTGGGGTGCGACGCGCGTCGGCCTGCCGCCACAGGTCAACGTGATGGGGACGCTGATCTTCGTTTTCGGTGTGGTGCTTGCCATCGGCGGCGCGTTGTTCTCACGACGGCGCGCCGGCTAA
- a CDS encoding ABC transporter permease, with product MHRLRAALAPYFLILPGGLWLAIFFVIPAVFMLSLSLQTGDVVTGFTPTWSFSNYTHAISLYHTQLIRSLLYGLAATVIAIVLAYPMAYWIAFHGGARKSTYLLLMLLPFFVSFVLRTTAWSFLLSDNGVLLGPLKAIGLLPEDFHILATAPAVILGLTYNWLPFMVLPIYLALDRVDHRVVEAGRDLYAGKAAIFGKIILPLSLPGVFAGVIMTFVPASSDFVNAQVLGGTANTMIGNVIQSQYFVASNYPIASVLSFTLMALLLIGIFAYARALGTKEIMEAAAR from the coding sequence ATGCACAGGCTGCGCGCGGCGCTCGCGCCGTACTTTCTGATCCTGCCAGGTGGTCTGTGGCTGGCGATCTTCTTCGTGATCCCCGCGGTCTTCATGCTCTCGCTGTCGCTGCAGACCGGCGACGTGGTCACCGGCTTCACGCCGACGTGGAGCTTTTCCAACTACACCCACGCGATCTCGCTCTATCACACCCAGCTGATCCGATCCCTGTTGTACGGTCTGGCCGCGACGGTCATCGCGATCGTGCTGGCCTATCCGATGGCATACTGGATCGCTTTCCACGGCGGCGCGCGCAAATCGACGTATCTGCTGCTGATGTTGCTGCCGTTCTTCGTGTCCTTCGTCCTGCGTACGACCGCGTGGAGCTTTCTGCTTTCCGACAACGGCGTCCTCCTCGGGCCACTCAAGGCGATCGGCCTGTTGCCCGAGGACTTCCACATCCTGGCGACGGCTCCAGCGGTGATCCTGGGGCTGACGTACAACTGGCTGCCGTTCATGGTGCTGCCGATCTACCTCGCGCTGGACCGCGTCGACCACCGCGTCGTCGAGGCCGGCCGCGACCTCTACGCCGGAAAGGCCGCGATCTTCGGAAAGATCATCCTGCCGCTGTCGCTGCCGGGCGTTTTCGCCGGCGTCATCATGACGTTCGTGCCGGCCAGCTCGGACTTCGTCAACGCGCAGGTGCTCGGCGGCACCGCCAACACGATGATCGGCAACGTCATCCAGTCGCAGTATTTCGTCGCCAGCAACTATCCGATCGCGTCCGTGCTCTCGTTCACCCTGATGGCGTTGCTGCTGATCGGCATTTTCGCGTACGCGCGAGCGCTCGGCACCAAGGAGATCATGGAGGCGGCCGCGCGATGA
- a CDS encoding polyamine ABC transporter substrate-binding protein, with product MNRAAFLRGATLSRRSVLGLALAGGVSLAACGVKGKQKPPPTRQEIATFWSGQERHGKVNFANWPLYMDEQRTQLKEFTRATGTKVNYQEVIQDDPSWFGRIQPQLAAGQSIGYDLMVVTNGIELTKLQLLGYLVPLDHSKLPNYAKNAGPTYKREVFDPGNVYTIPWTSGITGIGYNPKYVKKEITSIEELWNPAYAGKVGMFSATDELGYFGMYRSGIDPATAGPAEWKKAAATLKEQRDKGIVRAYYDQTYIKSLANGDLWITMAWSGDIFQQNVSEGTGLKFVIPKEGGSLWTDNMCIPISAENPLDALELMDFFYDPKIAAGLTEYINYVTPVPSTQQVIRADAAAATGDDKESLEAVASSPLVYPSASDYARLHSFRPLTPTEDRTFQDIFQPITQG from the coding sequence GTGAACCGCGCCGCTTTCCTGCGCGGAGCAACGCTTTCCCGCCGGTCGGTGCTCGGTCTCGCGTTGGCCGGCGGGGTTTCGCTGGCAGCCTGTGGTGTGAAAGGGAAGCAGAAACCGCCGCCGACCCGGCAGGAGATCGCCACCTTCTGGTCCGGCCAGGAGCGGCACGGCAAGGTCAACTTCGCCAACTGGCCGCTCTACATGGACGAGCAGCGTACGCAGCTCAAGGAGTTCACCAGGGCGACCGGCACGAAGGTCAACTACCAGGAGGTCATCCAGGACGACCCGTCCTGGTTCGGCCGCATCCAGCCGCAGCTGGCCGCCGGCCAGTCGATCGGCTATGACCTGATGGTCGTCACCAACGGCATCGAGCTGACCAAGCTGCAGCTGCTCGGCTATCTGGTGCCGCTCGACCACAGCAAGCTGCCCAACTACGCCAAAAACGCGGGTCCGACCTACAAGAGGGAGGTCTTCGACCCGGGCAACGTCTACACGATCCCGTGGACCTCCGGCATCACCGGCATCGGCTACAACCCCAAGTACGTCAAGAAGGAGATCACCAGCATCGAGGAGCTGTGGAATCCGGCGTACGCCGGGAAAGTCGGCATGTTCTCGGCGACCGACGAGCTCGGCTACTTCGGCATGTACCGGTCCGGCATCGACCCGGCGACGGCCGGACCGGCCGAGTGGAAGAAGGCCGCGGCGACGCTGAAAGAGCAGCGCGACAAGGGAATCGTCCGCGCCTATTACGACCAGACCTACATCAAGTCACTTGCCAACGGCGACCTGTGGATCACCATGGCCTGGTCCGGCGACATCTTCCAGCAGAACGTGTCGGAGGGCACCGGCCTGAAGTTCGTCATCCCGAAGGAAGGCGGCTCGCTGTGGACCGACAACATGTGCATCCCGATCTCGGCGGAGAACCCGCTGGACGCGCTTGAGCTGATGGACTTCTTCTACGACCCCAAAATCGCCGCCGGGCTCACCGAATACATCAACTACGTGACGCCGGTGCCGAGCACACAGCAGGTCATCCGCGCGGACGCGGCCGCCGCGACCGGCGACGACAAGGAGTCGCTGGAGGCGGTCGCCAGCAGCCCGCTGGTCTATCCGTCCGCCTCGGATTACGCGCGGCTGCACAGTTTCCGGCCGTTGACACCGACAGAGGACCGTACGTTCCAGGACATCTTCCAGCCGATCACGCAGGGGTGA
- a CDS encoding ABC transporter ATP-binding protein has translation MADTATTSTAATAAPDADDRPAIGLVGVSKTYASAHGDVAAVRQLDLQVGQGEFFSLLGPSGCGKTTTMRMVAGFEVPSTGSVHLYGEDVTALPAHRRDVNMVFQSYALFPHMTIFENIAFGLRRKRIDRAEITRRVKDIVELTELTGMEKRRPGQLSGGQQQRVALARALVNRPRALLLDEPLGALDLKLRQSMQIELKRIQREVGITFVYVTHDQGEALTMSDRIAVMNTGVVEQLGDPRDIYERPATRFVAGFIGTSNLLSGPVAKVVDGHAVIEPGDGQRIVVESPHATVGEQVELTVRPEKVRLSATEPDGDFSRIRGEVTEVVYLGTSTNYAVRTESGADMTVFLQNGSDASDVAERGDRVWLCWQPRHSYALAVQS, from the coding sequence ATGGCTGACACGGCAACGACATCGACCGCCGCGACGGCGGCTCCGGACGCTGACGACCGGCCGGCCATCGGCCTGGTCGGGGTCAGCAAGACCTACGCCTCGGCACACGGTGACGTGGCCGCGGTCCGCCAGCTGGACCTGCAGGTCGGCCAGGGCGAGTTTTTCTCGCTGCTCGGCCCGTCCGGCTGCGGCAAGACCACGACCATGCGGATGGTCGCCGGTTTCGAGGTCCCCAGCACCGGATCCGTGCACCTGTACGGCGAAGACGTCACCGCGCTGCCGGCGCATCGCCGTGACGTCAACATGGTTTTCCAGTCGTACGCGCTGTTTCCGCACATGACGATCTTCGAGAACATCGCGTTCGGACTGCGACGCAAGCGGATCGACCGAGCGGAGATCACCCGCCGCGTCAAGGACATCGTCGAGCTGACCGAGCTCACCGGCATGGAGAAACGCCGTCCCGGCCAGCTCTCCGGCGGCCAGCAGCAGCGCGTGGCTTTGGCGCGTGCACTGGTAAACCGGCCGCGCGCGCTGCTGCTCGACGAGCCGCTCGGCGCGCTCGACCTGAAGCTGCGCCAGTCCATGCAGATCGAGCTCAAACGCATCCAGCGTGAGGTCGGCATCACCTTCGTGTACGTGACACACGACCAAGGCGAGGCTCTGACGATGTCCGACCGGATCGCCGTGATGAACACCGGCGTGGTCGAACAACTCGGCGACCCCAGAGACATCTACGAACGGCCGGCGACGCGCTTCGTCGCCGGATTCATCGGCACCTCCAACCTGTTGTCCGGGCCGGTGGCCAAAGTTGTCGACGGACACGCCGTCATCGAGCCAGGCGACGGTCAGCGCATCGTCGTGGAGAGTCCACATGCGACGGTCGGCGAGCAGGTCGAGCTGACCGTACGGCCGGAGAAGGTGCGGCTGTCCGCGACCGAGCCGGACGGCGACTTTTCCCGTATTCGCGGCGAAGTCACCGAGGTCGTCTATCTCGGCACGTCCACCAACTATGCCGTACGCACCGAGTCCGGCGCCGACATGACCGTCTTCCTGCAGAACGGCTCGGACGCTTCCGACGTCGCCGAGCGCGGCGACCGCGTCTGGCTCTGCTGGCAACCGCGGCACTCGTACGCGCTGGCGGTCCAGTCGTGA